The Candidatus Poribacteria bacterium genome contains a region encoding:
- a CDS encoding class I SAM-dependent methyltransferase produces the protein MKRIVEPEVMDTAEAAEAYDAMGHGEVDRAFVDRVVSLGANTGHFLDVGTGPAQIPILLAQCCPDLHITAIDLSAEMLKIAKRHVADAGLTDQITLELVDAKTLPYPDNTFDGLISNSIVHHIHDALKALQEMGRVARPKGTVLIRDLIRPETPADAQAFVDKYAADDTPYQQKLYYDSFLAAFTIAEVNEMLTQMDMPGAVVVQSTDRHWSIERAG, from the coding sequence ATGAAGCGAATTGTAGAACCAGAAGTTATGGATACGGCGGAAGCCGCCGAAGCCTACGATGCGATGGGGCACGGTGAGGTTGACCGAGCTTTCGTAGACCGTGTTGTCTCACTCGGCGCGAACACCGGACATTTTCTCGATGTCGGCACCGGTCCCGCACAGATTCCTATCCTACTCGCGCAATGTTGTCCCGATCTCCACATCACCGCGATTGACCTGTCCGCGGAGATGCTGAAGATAGCGAAACGCCACGTCGCAGATGCCGGTCTCACCGATCAGATAACTCTTGAACTCGTCGATGCCAAAACCCTACCCTACCCCGACAACACCTTTGACGGACTTATCTCCAACAGCATTGTACATCACATCCACGATGCGCTGAAGGCACTCCAAGAGATGGGCAGAGTTGCTCGTCCTAAAGGGACTGTGCTTATCCGTGACCTCATCCGTCCTGAAACGCCCGCAGATGCACAAGCCTTTGTTGACAAGTATGCCGCAGATGACACCCCTTATCAACAAAAGTTGTACTACGATTCCTTCCTCGCCGCGTTTACCATTGCCGAAGTCAATGAGATGTTGACACAGATGGACATGCCGGGGGCCGTTGTCGTCCAAAGCACCGATAGGCATTGGTCGATTGAGCGTGCTGGCTGA
- a CDS encoding LamG domain-containing protein: protein MPKVIFVLSLCSLLIIASLSIANVAEDGLVAYWPFDEGDGKEAEDVTGNGHDGEFNGNPKWIDGKFGTGLEFDGEEDHVVVADDPAFAIEENITLMAWFSPNDVLTRRRLMVKNNSIFVIFDFGNVDSIDFLVKPNNTFAESTTTDWKIGEWYHFAGTFDGKTMKVYINGKLEGDAANNVPIAPSALELWIGGDDFGRPTDFFPGKIDEVRLYEKTLSEADIQKVMETPQDVEARGKLTTTWGTLKAGLK from the coding sequence ATGCCCAAAGTTATCTTTGTGTTGTCACTCTGTTCACTCCTCATTATTGCCAGTCTTAGTATCGCTAATGTTGCCGAAGATGGACTCGTCGCTTACTGGCCCTTTGATGAAGGCGATGGTAAAGAAGCCGAAGATGTCACTGGCAATGGACATGATGGAGAATTTAACGGAAATCCCAAGTGGATTGATGGAAAGTTCGGTACCGGACTCGAATTTGACGGTGAGGAGGACCATGTCGTCGTCGCGGATGATCCCGCCTTCGCCATTGAGGAAAATATTACGCTCATGGCGTGGTTCAGCCCAAATGATGTACTCACCAGACGACGCTTGATGGTCAAAAACAACTCCATTTTTGTCATCTTTGACTTCGGTAACGTAGATAGTATTGATTTCCTCGTCAAACCGAACAACACTTTTGCTGAATCAACAACAACCGATTGGAAAATCGGTGAGTGGTATCACTTCGCTGGAACATTCGATGGAAAAACAATGAAGGTTTACATAAACGGCAAACTTGAAGGCGACGCTGCCAACAATGTGCCGATCGCACCTTCCGCATTAGAACTCTGGATCGGTGGTGACGATTTCGGCAGACCAACAGATTTTTTCCCCGGTAAAATTGATGAAGTCCGACTCTATGAGAAGACCTTGAGCGAAGCTGACATCCAGAAAGTTATGGAAACGCCGCAAGATGTAGAAGCGCGGGGCAAACTCACTACAACGTGGGGGACACTAAAAGCGGGATTAAAATAA